Proteins co-encoded in one Rhodococcus sp. PAMC28707 genomic window:
- a CDS encoding aminotransferase class III-fold pyridoxal phosphate-dependent enzyme, which translates to MTAPTRTHLSPALKQATPVVVDHALGSWIYGTDGKRYLDFTTGIGVTSTGHCHPRVVAAARDQVGKIIHAQYTTVMHKPLLELTDKLGEFLPAGLDSVFYANSGSEAVEAAIRLARMATGRPNIIAFHGGFHGRTVAAASLTTAGTKFRSGFSPIMGGVHIAPFPHAFRYGWDMDTAIAFALQELDYLLATISSPADTAGFIIEPVLGDGGYLPTPPAFLEGLRRRADEHGIVFIVDEVQAGVGRTGKFWGHEHSTATPDILITAKGLASGFPISAIAASTELMSKAWPGSQGGTYGGNAVAAAAAVATLDVVRDEGLVENARRQGDVLLDGLVALQAQYSAIGDARGLGLMQALEFVDENGKPDAAAAGRVQQTAISEGLLLLTCGAFGNVVRVIPALVVTDDEVAEGLDAIGRTLKRAL; encoded by the coding sequence ATGACCGCGCCGACACGCACGCACCTCAGCCCCGCACTCAAGCAAGCGACTCCGGTTGTCGTGGACCATGCACTGGGCAGCTGGATCTACGGCACCGACGGAAAGCGGTACCTGGATTTCACCACGGGCATCGGTGTGACCAGCACCGGGCATTGTCATCCGCGCGTCGTCGCAGCGGCACGTGATCAAGTAGGCAAGATCATCCACGCGCAATACACCACCGTCATGCACAAGCCGCTGCTCGAACTCACCGACAAACTCGGCGAGTTTCTGCCTGCCGGACTCGACAGTGTTTTCTACGCCAACTCCGGTTCCGAGGCCGTCGAGGCCGCGATTCGATTGGCGCGCATGGCAACCGGTCGACCGAACATCATCGCATTTCATGGCGGATTTCATGGACGCACCGTTGCTGCGGCATCGCTCACCACAGCCGGTACCAAGTTCCGGTCCGGATTCTCTCCAATCATGGGCGGGGTGCACATCGCACCGTTTCCACATGCCTTTCGTTACGGCTGGGACATGGACACCGCAATCGCTTTCGCTCTGCAGGAACTCGACTACCTCCTCGCAACCATTTCGAGCCCGGCAGACACCGCTGGATTCATCATCGAACCGGTGCTCGGCGACGGTGGGTACCTGCCCACTCCACCCGCGTTCCTCGAAGGGCTGCGTCGCCGCGCCGACGAGCACGGGATCGTCTTCATCGTCGACGAGGTCCAGGCCGGCGTCGGACGAACCGGAAAGTTCTGGGGCCACGAGCATTCCACTGCCACCCCCGACATCTTGATCACAGCCAAGGGGCTGGCTTCGGGATTCCCGATCTCGGCGATCGCGGCATCGACCGAACTCATGTCCAAGGCGTGGCCGGGATCGCAGGGTGGTACCTACGGCGGAAACGCTGTCGCCGCTGCTGCCGCGGTCGCTACGCTCGACGTCGTCCGCGACGAAGGACTCGTCGAGAACGCGCGCCGACAGGGCGACGTGCTGCTCGACGGCCTGGTGGCACTGCAAGCGCAGTACTCGGCCATCGGCGACGCGCGCGGACTCGGTCTGATGCAGGCCCTCGAATTCGTCGACGAGAACGGCAAACCAGACGCTGCTGCTGCCGGCCGCGTCCAGCAGACCGCAATATCGGAAGGACTGCTGTTGCTCACCTGCGGTGCGTTCGGCAATGTCGTACGAGTCATCCCTGCACTCGTCGTCACCGACGACGAGGTGGCCGAGGGACTCGATGCCATCGGTCGAACGTTGAAGCGCGCATTGTGA
- a CDS encoding FAD-binding and (Fe-S)-binding domain-containing protein produces MTVIGGVGPVLDELRRAGVDVDVTSRRLAEYSYDASNYRVPPVAVVFPRSTADVCAVVKSCVKGNIPIVSRGGGTSMAGNAIGAGVVLDFSRHMNTVLSVDAESKSAVVEPGIVLSELAETVSGATGGILTYAPDPSSRSRATVGGAIGNDACGNHSVRYGRTADHTIALDIVTVDGVVLRATRSGVTAADPHDAVAVAAADRITSELRTLVSDNLADLRLELGRIPRQVSGFHLSTLLPENGFDVARALVGSEGTCAIVVAATVALVPVPPAALLLSLGYADVVEAAEDVMTILEFSPAAVEGIDAKIVETMQHRRGADSVRGLPSGNAWLYVDLDGENVAEVEDKAGRLLERLRENGRLKDGRIVADLAERRSLWRVREDGAGLSARLAGGGESWPGWEDSAVAPENLAAYLADFRDLLTAHSLTGVMYGHFGAGCMHVRITFDQRSDAGRAVMATFLREAAELVVRHGGSLSGEHGDGRARSELLPIMYSTSMLEVFARFKRIWDPVGVLNPGSIVDPMPMMNDLALQGVPNREWKTTFELHQIGAKPDLDPFVHATQACVGVGRCRSTSGGVMCPSYRASGDEKDSTRGRARVLQDMVRSSATVAAGWASKDVKESLDLCLSCKACSTDCPVGVDMATYKSEFLDHHYAGKLRPMAHYSLGWLPRWLKVTSVLAPVLNRAMTPRTGVIAARIGGLTTKRSLPRFASRRELRTQTAGSVPGGDVVLLVDSFTKGFRPEIVGAAVRVLAEGNRTAECRTDVCCGLTWISTGQLATAKKQLSRTVAALDDGTDRPIVVTEPSCAATLRKDMPELVGTEAARRVAARVQSFAGAVIELAAAGWSPSADVPEEVTVQTHCHEYAVFGEATQRKALAAAGIGGVDEATGCCGVAGNFGFEPDHYDMSMKVAEQALAPAVRRADPTRPILTDGFSCHMQVRQLTGNQSASASIHLAQLLDPAPSTQTPRKGHQL; encoded by the coding sequence GTGACGGTGATCGGCGGCGTCGGACCGGTCCTCGACGAACTGCGCAGGGCGGGCGTCGATGTCGATGTGACCTCGCGGCGCCTGGCCGAGTATTCGTACGACGCGTCGAACTACCGGGTGCCGCCGGTTGCCGTGGTGTTTCCTCGCAGTACCGCGGATGTGTGCGCGGTAGTGAAGTCGTGCGTGAAGGGCAACATACCGATCGTGAGCCGCGGCGGAGGAACATCGATGGCAGGCAACGCGATCGGTGCGGGTGTGGTCCTGGACTTCTCGCGGCACATGAATACCGTGCTCTCGGTCGACGCCGAATCCAAGTCGGCCGTGGTCGAGCCGGGGATCGTGCTTTCGGAACTCGCCGAGACCGTGTCGGGGGCGACCGGTGGCATATTGACCTATGCCCCCGACCCATCGAGCAGATCACGGGCAACCGTCGGCGGTGCGATCGGCAACGATGCCTGCGGCAATCATTCGGTGCGGTACGGCCGGACAGCAGACCACACGATCGCTCTCGACATCGTTACTGTCGACGGGGTGGTGCTGCGAGCGACGCGCTCCGGCGTCACGGCGGCCGATCCCCACGACGCTGTCGCCGTCGCTGCAGCGGACAGGATCACCTCCGAACTCCGTACTCTGGTGTCGGACAATCTGGCCGACTTGCGACTCGAACTCGGTCGGATTCCGCGCCAGGTCTCGGGATTTCACTTGTCGACGTTGTTGCCGGAGAACGGCTTCGACGTGGCCCGTGCCCTCGTCGGCAGCGAAGGTACCTGCGCGATCGTCGTCGCCGCGACCGTCGCGCTCGTTCCTGTCCCGCCCGCTGCGCTGCTGTTGAGTTTGGGATACGCCGATGTCGTCGAAGCAGCCGAGGATGTCATGACGATCCTGGAATTCTCGCCGGCGGCGGTCGAAGGGATCGACGCGAAGATCGTCGAGACGATGCAGCACCGAAGGGGAGCGGACTCGGTCCGAGGCTTACCTTCGGGAAACGCCTGGCTCTACGTCGATCTCGATGGTGAGAACGTCGCCGAAGTCGAGGACAAGGCTGGGCGATTGCTCGAGCGCCTACGTGAGAACGGCAGGTTGAAGGACGGGCGGATCGTCGCAGACCTCGCTGAACGTAGGTCGCTGTGGCGGGTGCGGGAGGATGGTGCGGGATTATCGGCGCGTCTTGCCGGCGGCGGTGAATCCTGGCCCGGCTGGGAGGATTCCGCGGTCGCACCAGAGAATTTGGCTGCGTATCTCGCAGACTTCCGTGACCTTCTTACCGCGCATTCGCTCACCGGGGTGATGTACGGACATTTCGGCGCCGGGTGCATGCACGTCCGTATCACTTTCGATCAACGCAGTGACGCCGGAAGAGCAGTGATGGCGACCTTCCTACGTGAGGCTGCCGAACTGGTAGTCCGGCACGGCGGTTCGTTGTCGGGCGAACACGGAGACGGTCGGGCACGGTCGGAACTGCTGCCGATCATGTACTCGACCTCGATGCTCGAAGTATTCGCACGGTTCAAACGTATCTGGGATCCTGTGGGCGTCCTGAATCCGGGCAGCATCGTCGATCCAATGCCGATGATGAACGACCTTGCATTGCAGGGTGTTCCGAATCGTGAATGGAAGACGACCTTCGAGCTGCATCAGATCGGAGCGAAGCCGGACTTGGATCCGTTCGTGCACGCCACCCAGGCATGCGTCGGCGTCGGGCGCTGCCGATCCACCTCCGGTGGCGTGATGTGCCCGAGCTATCGAGCGAGCGGGGACGAGAAGGATTCGACCCGTGGGCGTGCCCGCGTCCTTCAGGACATGGTTCGCAGTAGCGCGACGGTCGCGGCAGGGTGGGCTTCGAAAGATGTCAAGGAATCGCTCGACCTGTGTCTTTCCTGCAAGGCATGTTCAACCGACTGCCCAGTCGGGGTGGACATGGCGACCTACAAGTCGGAGTTTCTCGATCATCACTACGCGGGGAAGTTGCGCCCGATGGCGCACTACTCGCTGGGCTGGTTGCCACGCTGGTTGAAAGTGACGTCCGTCCTGGCACCGGTACTCAACCGCGCGATGACCCCGCGAACCGGTGTGATCGCTGCCCGAATCGGCGGTCTCACGACCAAGCGATCACTCCCGCGGTTCGCCTCGCGACGGGAACTACGCACGCAAACAGCGGGATCCGTACCGGGAGGTGACGTCGTACTGCTCGTCGACTCCTTCACCAAGGGGTTTCGGCCGGAAATCGTCGGTGCTGCAGTTCGCGTTCTTGCCGAGGGCAACCGGACAGCAGAGTGCCGAACCGACGTGTGCTGCGGGTTGACGTGGATTTCGACGGGGCAGCTGGCAACCGCCAAGAAGCAGTTGAGCAGAACCGTTGCCGCACTCGATGATGGAACCGATCGGCCGATCGTCGTCACCGAACCGAGCTGTGCGGCAACGCTCCGCAAGGATATGCCCGAACTGGTGGGCACCGAGGCGGCTCGACGGGTCGCCGCACGGGTGCAGAGTTTCGCCGGTGCGGTGATCGAGCTGGCCGCCGCGGGGTGGAGTCCATCGGCCGACGTCCCCGAAGAGGTCACCGTCCAGACCCACTGCCACGAGTACGCAGTGTTCGGCGAAGCCACACAGCGAAAGGCGCTCGCTGCCGCGGGGATCGGCGGAGTCGACGAAGCGACCGGCTGTTGCGGGGTGGCAGGCAACTTCGGCTTCGAACCGGATCACTACGACATGAGCATGAAAGTCGCCGAACAGGCCCTGGCACCAGCGGTACGACGCGCTGATCCGACCAGGCCGATTCTGACCGACGGCTTCAGCTGTCACATGCAGGTGCGCCAACTGACCGGAAATCAGAGCGCGTCGGCGTCGATACACCTCGCGCAACTCCTCGATCCCGCACCTTCGACGCAGACCCCCAGGAAGGGGCATCAGCTATGA
- a CDS encoding LysR family transcriptional regulator, which produces MTLSPRVPDLAALDVMVSVARLGSMSAAGREHGLSQQAVSARIRAAERDIGLRVFDRTSSGVVLTPEGVAVLEWAGNVLGAAEKFATGVQSLLREENASLTVAASMTVAEHLLPGWIVLMRARFPDVRTQMRLMNSAEVAHQVLAGRADIGFVEGPQIPDGLGIRVVATDELVVVVPPQHPWVSRGSVAVDELAATALVQREFGSGSRTTYESTVHPTVLPLLELNSVTAIKSAVVTANAPTVLSSLAVAADLRDGRLTRIDIDAVTMPRELCAVWDLREPLRGPRRDFLDIATSPQT; this is translated from the coding sequence ATGACACTGTCTCCGCGGGTCCCCGATCTCGCCGCGCTCGACGTGATGGTCTCGGTCGCACGGCTGGGCAGTATGAGCGCAGCCGGACGGGAACACGGATTGAGCCAGCAAGCGGTCAGCGCACGAATTCGGGCAGCCGAGCGCGACATCGGTCTCCGCGTGTTCGACCGCACCAGCAGCGGCGTGGTACTCACTCCCGAAGGTGTCGCCGTTCTCGAGTGGGCAGGGAACGTTCTCGGCGCCGCCGAAAAGTTTGCGACGGGTGTCCAATCCCTCCTGCGGGAGGAAAATGCGAGCCTCACCGTGGCCGCGAGCATGACGGTCGCAGAGCATCTGTTGCCGGGCTGGATCGTCCTGATGCGGGCTCGGTTTCCGGACGTACGAACGCAGATGCGGTTGATGAACTCGGCCGAGGTTGCCCACCAGGTCCTCGCGGGTCGAGCCGACATCGGATTCGTCGAAGGACCGCAGATCCCGGACGGCCTCGGAATTCGTGTCGTGGCAACCGACGAACTCGTCGTCGTCGTCCCACCGCAGCACCCGTGGGTGTCACGAGGCTCGGTGGCCGTCGACGAATTGGCCGCGACAGCACTCGTCCAACGCGAATTCGGATCCGGTTCCCGCACCACCTACGAGAGCACCGTGCATCCGACGGTTCTGCCGCTGCTGGAACTCAACTCGGTCACCGCGATCAAATCGGCGGTGGTGACTGCGAACGCACCGACGGTCCTGTCTTCGCTGGCGGTCGCAGCCGACCTTCGCGACGGCCGATTGACACGCATCGACATCGACGCCGTGACGATGCCGCGGGAACTGTGCGCGGTGTGGGATCTGCGTGAACCTCTCCGTGGCCCACGCCGAGACTTTCTGGACATCGCCACCTCGCCGCAAACTTGA
- the ectB gene encoding diaminobutyrate--2-oxoglutarate transaminase, translated as MTDKTVTTEKPDVFETIESGVRSYSRQWPAVFKTAKNSTLTDENGRDYLDFFGGAGALNYGHNNQIMQDALVDYITSDGITHGLDMSTVAKREFLESFKKNILEPRGLDYKVQFPGPTGTNAVEAALKLARKVTGRESIINFTNAFHGMTLGALAVTGNSMKRAGAGIPLVHSTPMPYDNYFGGVNEDFQWFERVLDDSGSGFNRPAAVIVEAIQGEGGINVARPEWLRALSDLCSRRDILLIVDDVQMGCGRTGQFFSFEDSGITPDIVTLSKSIGGYGMPMALTLFKPELDVWGPGEHNGTFRGFNPAFVTSKVAIDHYWSDDKFEKEILAKGEHIRDRFIELCAKYDGVSTRGRGMVQALVFENAEQAGKVAKLAYEEHLLVETAGPKDEVVKLLPPLTTTIEELDRGLDILEVATAKVCS; from the coding sequence ATGACAGACAAGACCGTGACCACCGAAAAGCCGGACGTATTCGAAACCATCGAGTCCGGCGTTCGTAGCTACAGCCGCCAGTGGCCCGCAGTGTTCAAAACTGCCAAGAATTCGACGCTGACCGACGAGAACGGGCGCGACTACCTCGACTTCTTCGGCGGGGCAGGCGCACTGAACTACGGCCACAACAATCAGATCATGCAGGATGCGTTGGTCGACTACATCACCAGTGACGGCATCACGCACGGCCTCGATATGTCCACGGTGGCCAAGCGTGAGTTCCTCGAGTCCTTCAAGAAGAACATCCTCGAACCGCGCGGCCTCGATTACAAGGTTCAGTTTCCTGGCCCGACCGGCACGAATGCTGTCGAAGCTGCACTGAAGTTGGCTCGCAAGGTCACTGGTCGCGAGTCGATCATCAACTTCACCAACGCATTTCACGGCATGACACTCGGTGCGCTCGCTGTCACCGGAAACTCGATGAAGCGAGCCGGCGCCGGAATCCCGCTGGTGCACAGCACCCCCATGCCGTACGACAACTACTTCGGTGGAGTCAACGAGGACTTCCAGTGGTTCGAGCGGGTTCTCGACGACTCGGGCAGTGGATTCAACCGCCCGGCAGCGGTCATCGTCGAAGCCATCCAGGGCGAAGGCGGCATCAACGTCGCGCGACCCGAGTGGCTGCGCGCACTGTCCGACCTCTGTTCGCGGCGCGACATCTTGCTGATCGTCGACGACGTACAGATGGGTTGCGGCCGTACGGGCCAGTTCTTCTCCTTCGAGGACTCTGGCATCACGCCGGACATCGTCACCCTCTCGAAGTCGATCGGCGGCTACGGCATGCCGATGGCGCTGACACTGTTCAAGCCAGAACTCGACGTCTGGGGCCCAGGCGAGCACAACGGCACCTTCCGCGGATTCAATCCCGCGTTCGTGACCTCGAAGGTCGCGATCGACCATTACTGGTCCGATGACAAGTTCGAGAAGGAGATCCTCGCGAAGGGCGAGCACATCCGTGATCGCTTCATCGAGCTGTGCGCCAAGTACGACGGCGTTTCCACGCGCGGTCGCGGCATGGTTCAGGCTCTCGTGTTCGAAAATGCAGAACAAGCAGGCAAGGTCGCCAAGCTTGCTTACGAAGAGCACCTGCTGGTGGAAACTGCCGGGCCGAAAGACGAGGTTGTCAAACTTCTTCCGCCGCTGACCACCACGATCGAAGAGCTCGATCGCGGACTCGACATCCTCGAAGTTGCGACAGCAAAAGTCTGCTCGTAG
- a CDS encoding NAD-dependent succinate-semialdehyde dehydrogenase, with translation MTSMTRPAITSPTQLFIGGAWRTANSGRKFDVVDPATGEVIAAVDDADISDAEAAMAAAVAAQESWAQTPPRARSEILSRAFHLIIAKTEELAAIITAEMGKPLADARGEVAYGAEFFRWFSEESVRISGDHTLTGDGKNRIIVTRAPVGPSILVTPWNFPLAMGTRKIGPALAAGCTVVFKPAEQTPLTALALAAILVEAGVPDGVVNVVPTTDAAGVVGSWMASGSARKISFTGSTAVGKILLAQAAPTVMRTSMELGGNAPFIVAEDADLDRAIDGAMVAKMRNMGEACTAANRFFVHRSLAKDFAAELAARMDALTVGAGSRAGVEVGPLIDRSGRAKVQRLVDDALARGARAVVGGQEDSGPGYFYPPTVLDDVDSQSDLMSTEIFGPVAAIVPYDTEDEVIALANDTEWGLVGYVFTQDIDRALRMGERLEVGMVGINTGLVSNPAAPFGGVKQSGLGREGGKVGIDEFLEYKYFAIPRS, from the coding sequence ATGACGTCCATGACGCGTCCGGCCATCACCTCGCCGACCCAGCTGTTCATCGGTGGGGCCTGGCGAACAGCGAACAGTGGGAGGAAGTTCGACGTCGTCGATCCGGCAACCGGCGAAGTGATCGCCGCCGTCGACGATGCCGACATCAGCGATGCCGAGGCCGCGATGGCGGCTGCCGTTGCAGCTCAGGAGTCCTGGGCGCAGACTCCGCCACGCGCGCGAAGCGAGATCCTTTCTCGTGCATTCCACTTGATCATCGCCAAGACCGAGGAATTGGCTGCCATCATCACCGCCGAGATGGGCAAGCCGCTCGCCGACGCCCGAGGCGAAGTCGCGTACGGTGCAGAGTTCTTTCGATGGTTCTCCGAGGAGTCGGTCCGCATCTCGGGCGACCACACGCTGACCGGCGATGGAAAGAACCGCATCATCGTCACCAGAGCGCCGGTCGGTCCTAGCATTCTGGTGACGCCGTGGAACTTTCCGCTGGCCATGGGCACCCGAAAGATCGGCCCCGCGCTAGCCGCCGGATGCACGGTGGTGTTCAAGCCGGCCGAACAGACTCCGCTGACTGCGCTAGCGCTGGCGGCCATCCTCGTCGAAGCTGGGGTTCCCGACGGCGTAGTCAATGTGGTCCCGACAACCGACGCCGCAGGAGTCGTCGGATCGTGGATGGCCAGCGGCTCGGCCCGGAAGATCAGCTTCACCGGCTCCACGGCTGTCGGGAAGATTTTGTTGGCGCAGGCAGCTCCGACCGTGATGCGGACGTCGATGGAACTCGGCGGGAACGCCCCGTTCATCGTCGCCGAGGACGCTGATCTCGACCGGGCCATCGACGGGGCGATGGTGGCCAAGATGCGCAACATGGGCGAGGCCTGCACTGCAGCCAACAGGTTTTTCGTCCACCGCTCGCTCGCCAAGGACTTCGCTGCCGAGCTCGCTGCTCGCATGGATGCCTTGACAGTCGGTGCCGGCAGTCGAGCGGGTGTGGAAGTGGGGCCGCTCATCGATCGCAGCGGCCGCGCCAAGGTACAACGCCTCGTCGACGATGCGCTCGCGCGCGGTGCTCGGGCGGTGGTGGGTGGGCAGGAAGATTCTGGGCCAGGCTATTTCTACCCTCCGACGGTGCTCGACGATGTCGACTCCCAGTCCGATCTCATGTCGACCGAGATCTTCGGACCCGTTGCCGCAATCGTTCCGTACGACACCGAGGACGAAGTGATCGCGCTCGCCAACGATACCGAATGGGGGCTTGTGGGTTACGTTTTCACTCAGGACATCGACCGCGCATTGCGTATGGGGGAGCGGCTCGAAGTGGGGATGGTCGGCATCAACACCGGTCTCGTATCGAACCCTGCTGCCCCGTTCGGTGGCGTCAAGCAGTCCGGACTCGGCCGCGAAGGCGGCAAAGTCGGTATCGACGAGTTCTTGGAATACAAATACTTCGCAATCCCGAGGTCCTAG
- a CDS encoding ribokinase, which produces MTTPRIVVLGSINMDLTTTTRRLPEPGETVLGDSFDTAQGGKGANQAIAAARAGADAAFLGAVGDDAFAADLERSARKAGVDVSGLRRTDGPSGIATVTVDRHGENSIVVVPGANATMSALTDRELDTIAAADILLCQLEIPLDTVVAGAVHARAHGTVVMLNPSPVRPLPEALVDVVDVLVVNESEADAVGDRVLDRIAHVVTTLGAAGARYRGPTSTFDARAPRVDAIDTTGAGDAFTGALAARWQQGPEDSVRWACAAGALAATRRGTGASSGSRADIDALIADAARP; this is translated from the coding sequence ATGACGACTCCGCGCATCGTTGTCCTGGGCAGTATCAACATGGACCTGACCACAACGACTCGACGCCTACCCGAACCCGGCGAAACCGTCCTGGGTGACTCCTTCGACACTGCACAGGGAGGAAAGGGAGCGAACCAGGCGATCGCGGCGGCACGGGCAGGCGCCGACGCGGCATTCCTCGGGGCGGTAGGCGACGACGCATTCGCTGCCGACCTCGAACGAAGCGCCAGGAAGGCCGGTGTCGACGTGTCCGGACTCCGACGCACCGACGGTCCGAGCGGGATCGCAACTGTGACCGTCGACCGTCACGGAGAGAACTCGATCGTCGTCGTCCCGGGCGCCAACGCCACCATGTCCGCCTTGACCGATCGTGAACTCGACACCATTGCCGCCGCGGATATCCTGCTGTGTCAGTTGGAAATTCCCCTCGACACGGTCGTCGCCGGCGCCGTTCACGCCCGAGCCCACGGCACTGTGGTCATGCTCAACCCCTCCCCCGTTCGACCACTGCCGGAGGCCCTCGTCGACGTCGTCGACGTCCTGGTCGTCAACGAGTCCGAAGCCGACGCTGTCGGCGACAGAGTTCTCGATCGCATTGCACACGTCGTCACCACGCTCGGCGCCGCCGGAGCACGGTACCGCGGACCGACGTCGACGTTCGACGCGCGGGCACCACGGGTCGACGCCATCGACACCACCGGTGCCGGAGATGCCTTCACCGGAGCGTTGGCTGCACGCTGGCAACAGGGCCCCGAGGACTCCGTCCGATGGGCCTGTGCAGCAGGAGCATTGGCCGCGACACGTCGTGGCACCGGAGCGTCGTCGGGATCGCGAGCGGATATCGACGCGCTCATCGCGGATGCAGCACGACCATGA
- a CDS encoding RecQ family ATP-dependent DNA helicase — translation MTTTEPSTVDLRADAERLLRELAGPAASLREDQWTAIEALVVHRRRALVVQRTGWGKSAVYFIAAKLLRAQGLGPTVIVSPLLALMRNQVASAERAGVRAATINSGNMTEWEDVHADVAAGRLDVLLVSPERLNNPDFRDQVLPSLAADAGLVVVDEAHCVSDWGHDFRPDYRRIRTLISELRDGIPVLATTATANDRVVADVAAQLGVGGGDTLVLRGGLERESLHMSVVQIENSTERAAWLAAHLAELPGSGIIYALTVSAARDLASLLSDQGFAVSAYTGQTDTTERESLESDLLNNEVKALVATSALGMGFDKPDLGFVVHMGAPSSPISYYQQVGRAGRATDRAEVILLPGHEDKQIWSYFASVAFPREHVVRQVIDALDPIKPQSTPSLEPLVDLNRSRLEMVLKVLDVDGAVQRVRGGWISTGQSWAYDAPRYERLEQARDAEQQAMIDYQRTDGCRMEFLRRQLDDPGLGAEPNPCGRCDNCTGKAYSPQVDAAAVESARERLDRPGLDLPPRKQWPSGMKKLGVSRSGKITDGPEPGRVLGRLTDLGWGGRLRAALDAPDGPAPDALVQACIAVLASWDWKKRPTSVIALESSTHPMLVHSIASELARIGRLDDLGTLTLRPDHPRVTAANSAFRVAGLVDSWLVPDLNGVSGPILLVDLVTDTGWTFTCAGSALRGAGADAVLPFALATPK, via the coding sequence ATGACCACCACCGAACCGTCGACGGTAGACCTGCGCGCAGATGCGGAGCGGCTCCTTCGGGAGCTGGCCGGGCCCGCTGCCAGTCTTCGCGAAGATCAGTGGACGGCAATCGAGGCTCTCGTCGTTCACCGCCGCCGCGCGCTGGTGGTGCAACGCACCGGATGGGGAAAGTCAGCGGTCTACTTCATCGCCGCAAAACTGCTCCGCGCTCAGGGACTCGGACCCACCGTCATCGTGTCACCGTTGTTGGCACTGATGCGGAACCAGGTAGCTTCCGCCGAGCGCGCCGGTGTGCGGGCCGCAACCATCAACTCCGGGAACATGACCGAGTGGGAAGACGTCCATGCCGATGTCGCTGCGGGCAGGCTCGATGTGCTGCTCGTCAGCCCGGAACGGCTCAACAACCCGGACTTCCGAGACCAGGTGCTGCCCTCGCTGGCAGCAGACGCGGGCCTCGTCGTCGTAGACGAAGCGCACTGTGTTTCCGACTGGGGACATGACTTCCGTCCCGACTACCGACGCATTCGAACGCTCATATCCGAACTGCGCGATGGGATTCCGGTCTTGGCTACCACGGCCACTGCAAATGACCGCGTGGTCGCCGATGTCGCCGCACAACTCGGTGTCGGTGGCGGGGACACCCTCGTTCTCCGCGGCGGACTCGAACGCGAGTCGCTCCACATGTCGGTGGTCCAGATCGAGAACTCCACCGAGCGCGCCGCGTGGCTCGCAGCTCACCTGGCCGAACTCCCGGGGTCGGGAATCATCTATGCCCTGACGGTGTCTGCAGCACGCGACCTCGCGAGCCTGCTGTCGGACCAGGGCTTCGCCGTGTCCGCGTACACCGGCCAGACCGACACCACCGAACGCGAATCATTGGAATCGGACCTACTGAACAACGAGGTCAAAGCCCTCGTAGCCACGTCCGCGCTGGGCATGGGCTTCGACAAACCGGATCTGGGATTCGTCGTCCACATGGGCGCACCTTCATCCCCCATCTCGTACTACCAGCAGGTCGGCCGTGCGGGTCGCGCCACCGACCGAGCCGAAGTCATCCTCCTTCCAGGCCACGAGGACAAGCAGATCTGGAGCTATTTCGCATCCGTAGCCTTCCCACGAGAACACGTCGTTCGGCAGGTCATCGACGCTCTCGACCCCATCAAGCCGCAGTCCACCCCGTCATTGGAGCCGTTGGTGGATCTCAATCGGAGCCGACTCGAGATGGTTCTGAAGGTCCTCGACGTCGATGGTGCCGTTCAGCGCGTGCGAGGCGGGTGGATCTCGACCGGCCAGTCTTGGGCCTACGACGCACCGCGTTATGAGCGCCTCGAGCAAGCCAGGGACGCGGAGCAGCAGGCAATGATCGACTATCAGCGCACCGATGGGTGCCGGATGGAATTCCTGCGGAGACAGTTGGACGATCCAGGCCTCGGCGCCGAGCCGAATCCGTGTGGCCGATGCGACAACTGCACAGGAAAGGCTTACTCGCCTCAGGTGGACGCAGCCGCTGTCGAGTCTGCGCGTGAACGTCTCGACCGCCCGGGACTCGACCTGCCTCCGCGAAAGCAGTGGCCCAGCGGGATGAAAAAACTCGGCGTCTCCCGCTCCGGCAAGATCACCGACGGCCCCGAACCCGGCCGGGTCTTGGGCCGCCTCACCGACCTGGGTTGGGGTGGGCGCCTGCGAGCAGCACTCGATGCACCCGACGGTCCAGCCCCCGACGCCCTCGTGCAGGCCTGCATCGCGGTGTTGGCCTCGTGGGACTGGAAGAAGAGACCGACGTCAGTGATCGCGCTGGAATCGTCGACGCATCCGATGCTGGTCCATTCGATCGCTAGCGAGTTGGCACGCATCGGACGGCTCGACGATCTCGGAACGCTCACCCTCCGACCGGACCATCCGCGTGTGACGGCCGCGAATTCGGCATTCCGAGTGGCCGGCCTCGTCGATTCCTGGCTCGTTCCAGACCTGAACGGGGTCTCCGGACCGATCCTCCTGGTGGACCTGGTTACCGATACGGGCTGGACTTTTACTTGCGCCGGCTCGGCCCTCCGCGGCGCAGGTGCAGATGCGGTCCTCCCGTTCGCTCTGGCAACTCCGAAGTAG